GTAACTTTTAATAATTTCATCCTTTTTTTCAGGAATCAAAACTTCACCATTCTTAAAGTCTGGATTGATAATACTGGTTTTACATAACTTATTAAGAGATGTATTATAACCTGATATAAAAAATATTTTATCTTTTTGAAAATCTAAACTCTTTACTTTATCGTCCGGACTGGAAAATAATTTCCAATTTTTTTTACCTGATAACAGATCCTGTTTACTGATGATAAATGTTTTTCTGTAAGATTGGAAATCAACTAACATCCCGATATAATATTGATCCTCGATGTTATAGTCTAAAATTATGGGAAACTGATCTTCGGTAATATGTAAATCTGGATTATTCTTAGCTGAAAAAACGTCTATTGATGTATTGGGATCAGTTCCGATTTTATAGAAGACCGTTTTCGTATTTTTATAAAAATTCTGAGATGTTGGGTCGGTTGTAGAAAATTCCACATAGATAAATCCGGTATTATCATCTGTCCATTTTATTCCATCGAAAGTGGCAGGTGCGGAGTTGGTAATGATTTCAGGATGAACGTATTGGGTTTTTACATCCATAATGATTACTTCTGATACTTCTTTTCCCTTTTCAGACATTGAAACTGCTATTTTACTAGCGTCCCAACTTGGACTGATGTAATTGATAACAAAAGAATGATTTCCTTCTTTCTCTTTATATATGGCAGGATCATATAGTAATATTTCTTTACCTAAAAACCCCTCCCGATAGTATAGTTTAGCGATTTTTTCATCGCCATTTTTCTTTAAATAAAAATATTTGTCATTATTGGTAATTTTCAAATCCGATATAGAATAGCCCTGCCTTCTGTCAAATTCCAGCCTTTTTTCCAGATAATAGTTTTTTTTGGGAATTTGATTTAATATAGAATTTGTATAATTTGTTTGGGATTGCATCCAATTTGTAGTCGAGGAGTTTTGAAGATCCTCTAGATTTCTATATTCATCTATTATTTTAGTTCCAAAATAATTTTCTGTAATAGGTTTTGAAGGTGCTACATTGTTTTTTTGAGCATATAAAGGAAGTACAAATAAGATTGCAATAATGACAAATATTAATTTTTTCATATTTATTTAAGGCTTGATTGTCTGTCTAATGGGAGTATTTGGATCAACATCACCATTGTCATCAAGACCCAGTTGATAACCAAGACCTCCCTTAATTGTTCTTAAATCATTAATCCTCATAATCTGTACTTTTTTTAAAGACAATTTCTTTTGCCCTTTGTTTTCTTTTTTCATGATTGTTCTTGTTAAAAATTATTAGTTCACAAAGAAAGTAATATTTCTTTGACCTAACCAATAAAACATTTATAGATTTATAAATACACGTTTATAAAATGTTAATAAAATAATAATGGTCAATCAGTTAAAATCAAAATGCAGATAATGTATTTTCTTGAAAAAAAGAATATTTTTGTACAGTATAGAAAAATTAATGAAACAGATATTCCTACTTTTATTTACCTTCTTTTGTAGTCTCTTTTTTACTCAAAGCAAAATTGATAGTTTAAGATTATTGAATTATGAGGAGCTAAAAAATAAGTTTAATGTTTATGATGAATCCAATAAAAAGTTAGAAGCAAAAGCTATTTCTCAATATTATTTATCAAAAGCAAAAAAAGAAAAAAATATCCTTGAAACTGCAGAAGGCTATAACCTTATACATTTAACTGAAGATTTCCCATTGGCTTTAAAGTATGTTGATAGTATGGCCATGATTACAAAAAATGTGAAAGGAGATATATATCCGGCCAGAACATTTATCATAAAAGGAAATTTATACTATAAATATGACAACTTAAAAGCGGCCCTTGATAATTATATTTTAGGTTTAGAATATTCTAAAAGGCAAAAAAACGTAAAGCAGATCGCTTATGCCAATATGAATATTGCCTATTTAAATAGTTATATGGGAAACAATAAAGAAGCGGCAAAAACATTTCGGTATTATTTATTAAACTCCCAAAATATAACAGATGAATATCAGCATGATCAAATGCGGGTAAGTCTTGCTTACTGCTATATTAAAATAAATAAAATTGATTCTGCCAGATTTTTCATTCAGGAAGGATTAAATTCTCCTTTCGTAAAAAAGAATAAATATAATATGAATCAATATTTATATTTATCGGGTCAACTGAATCTTAAAACCAAGAATTATCAAACCGCTATTGCTGAGCTCACCAAGGCATATAATTATTTTTCAAGCATTAATGATAACAATCAAAACTTTGTCTTATATAGCCTGGGAAAATGTTATGAAGAATTACATAATAAACAAGAGACGATAAAATATTTTACCCAAATAGATGCTCACGTAAAAGAAACAGAGGTTACTTTTCCAGAATTAGGAGACGTATATACTGTTCTAATAGATTATTATAGGGAAAGTGGAGATAAAGAAAAACAGCTCTATTATATTGACCGTTTTCTAAAAGTTGACAAAAAGCTTGATGATCAGTTTCGGTACTTATCAACAGAACTACACAAAAAGTATGATACCCCCAATCTTCTACAAGAAAAAGAAGATATAATAAATGAATTAAAAAATAAGAAGACATTTTTATATGCTTCTGTTAGTATTTTAATATTAATACTATTGATGTTTATATATTTTTATTTCAAAACGAAGAAAGCTGAGAAAAGACATCGAAAAATTGCTCAGGATCTCATTCATTTGATTGAAAAAAGAAACCTTGAAACCATTGAGAATAAAAATGATCAACAGATAGAGGCTGAAGAGCCAGTAAAAGCTGAAAGCGAAAGTAAAACCATTAAAACTGTTCCTGAAGATGTGGCTCAA
This region of Chryseobacterium culicis genomic DNA includes:
- a CDS encoding prolyl oligopeptidase family serine peptidase, giving the protein MKKLIFVIIAILFVLPLYAQKNNVAPSKPITENYFGTKIIDEYRNLEDLQNSSTTNWMQSQTNYTNSILNQIPKKNYYLEKRLEFDRRQGYSISDLKITNNDKYFYLKKNGDEKIAKLYYREGFLGKEILLYDPAIYKEKEGNHSFVINYISPSWDASKIAVSMSEKGKEVSEVIIMDVKTQYVHPEIITNSAPATFDGIKWTDDNTGFIYVEFSTTDPTSQNFYKNTKTVFYKIGTDPNTSIDVFSAKNNPDLHITEDQFPIILDYNIEDQYYIGMLVDFQSYRKTFIISKQDLLSGKKNWKLFSSPDDKVKSLDFQKDKIFFISGYNTSLNKLCKTSIINPDFKNGEVLIPEKKDEIIKSYRITKDGIYYTTTKNGVEAKLYLYKNGQNHAIEIPYPSGDINLRSKSESYSDIWITCSGWANEEQTFRYDLKTNTFTPENLAPVANYPEFKDIVVSEIVVKSRDGKEIPVSLLYNKNIKKDSKNMTLIDSYGSYGISNNPYFSKTYLLWVLQGGMVAIAHVRGGGEKGEEWRLGGYKETKPNTWRDLIDCTEYLIKEKYTSKEKVAIWGASAGGITVGRAMTERPDLFKVVIAEVGVMNPLRDEITPNGQPKEFGTVKDPKEFKNLLEMDAYHHIKKGEKYPATFITGGINDQRVIVWEPVKYAAKLMFNNISSNPQLLKIDFEGGHGNNVAVDQRYTNIDDIFTFAFWQLGHPDYQPKEHTRK
- a CDS encoding helix-turn-helix domain-containing protein translates to MKQIFLLLFTFFCSLFFTQSKIDSLRLLNYEELKNKFNVYDESNKKLEAKAISQYYLSKAKKEKNILETAEGYNLIHLTEDFPLALKYVDSMAMITKNVKGDIYPARTFIIKGNLYYKYDNLKAALDNYILGLEYSKRQKNVKQIAYANMNIAYLNSYMGNNKEAAKTFRYYLLNSQNITDEYQHDQMRVSLAYCYIKINKIDSARFFIQEGLNSPFVKKNKYNMNQYLYLSGQLNLKTKNYQTAIAELTKAYNYFSSINDNNQNFVLYSLGKCYEELHNKQETIKYFTQIDAHVKETEVTFPELGDVYTVLIDYYRESGDKEKQLYYIDRFLKVDKKLDDQFRYLSTELHKKYDTPNLLQEKEDIINELKNKKTFLYASVSILILILLMFIYFYFKTKKAEKRHRKIAQDLIHLIEKRNLETIENKNDQQIEAEEPVKAESESKTIKTVPEDVAQSILKDLDTFENKRHFLKNGITLTSLAKNIKTNTAYLSEIINTHKDKNFTTYLNDLRIDYVLDQLVKDKKFRSYKLPVIAEEIGYNNVQAFSIAFKKRTGTTPSIYIKEIEKSISG